A stretch of the Leptospira kirschneri serovar Cynopteri str. 3522 CT genome encodes the following:
- a CDS encoding DNA-3-methyladenine glycosylase family protein, whose protein sequence is MSSINSFQPTNLKKRSSNVLESREVRLKKASNWLRKKDPITKELVDSIGLCKLKTIGTPYQVLIKSVLGQQLSVKVALTFERRLISLAGSKKIPSPEQILKIPNDEMRKIGVSQAKTETIKRIAEAYLKRSITDSKLRKLEDSDVLKLLCSIKGVGPWTAEMVLIFALDRWDHFSINDLILRKSVEKHYGISKDNKKEIQLLLNTYSPYRTIISWYLWADIDGGEGWG, encoded by the coding sequence ATGTCTTCTATAAATTCTTTCCAACCGACTAATCTTAAAAAACGTTCTTCTAACGTTTTAGAAAGTAGAGAAGTTCGTCTTAAAAAGGCGTCTAACTGGCTTCGTAAAAAAGATCCGATCACAAAAGAATTGGTCGATTCTATCGGTCTTTGTAAATTAAAAACTATTGGAACTCCTTATCAAGTTTTGATTAAATCCGTTTTAGGACAACAGCTTTCCGTTAAAGTTGCACTGACTTTTGAACGTAGATTGATTTCTTTGGCTGGGAGTAAAAAAATTCCTTCTCCCGAACAGATTTTAAAAATACCAAACGATGAGATGAGAAAAATCGGGGTTTCTCAAGCCAAGACGGAAACGATCAAACGTATCGCTGAGGCCTACTTAAAACGAAGTATCACCGATTCTAAACTACGTAAATTAGAAGATTCTGATGTTCTAAAGCTTCTTTGTTCTATTAAAGGTGTGGGTCCTTGGACCGCGGAAATGGTGTTGATTTTTGCCTTGGATCGTTGGGATCATTTTTCCATTAATGATCTCATACTTAGAAAATCGGTCGAAAAACATTATGGAATTTCTAAGGATAACAAAAAAGAAATTCAACTTTTATTAAATACATATTCTCCTTATAGAACGATTATTTCCTGGTATCTTTGGGCGGATATTGACGGCGGAGAAGGCTGGGGTTGA
- a CDS encoding phasin-related domain-containing protein, with product MEKEIKEALNFAIGAAKSLREQADSILLKVEKEFKELASKGAQDQSEVAKNLRKYIEDALHSVEGVAGQVNSKVEEVKSKVNQGVSSTKVPLNGSKGKAETAGKH from the coding sequence ATGGAAAAAGAAATCAAAGAAGCGCTTAACTTTGCAATTGGAGCTGCAAAATCACTCCGAGAGCAGGCAGACAGCATTCTTCTGAAAGTTGAAAAAGAATTTAAAGAACTTGCATCTAAAGGGGCGCAAGATCAATCCGAGGTCGCTAAAAACCTCAGAAAATACATTGAAGACGCTCTTCACTCAGTCGAAGGAGTTGCAGGCCAAGTTAACTCTAAAGTAGAGGAAGTAAAATCGAAAGTAAATCAAGGTGTTTCATCTACAAAGGTTCCGTTAAACGGATCAAAAGGAAAAGCTGAAACCGCCGGTAAACATTGA
- a CDS encoding SBBP repeat beta-propeller lipoprotein, LipL53 family, translating into MSFLKNRTMCNLVIIFIFLQACSAEYLYNSSNPETREYWFRFLIQKEDIISEINMETEIREETIESETEIFDEDLGSLSLEWVLLQGAPRARTYGMNIGIDHNDFIYVAGDTNEALFQRQLIGRRDVILGKYDSHKNIIWRRQIGASQAILQVKDFGVDPNGNSYILGLTWNDFAGPASGKSELFLIKFNSEGTQIWAKRVGNRGLYDLYPDKIAIDELGNSYIIGNSTGSFEDNTSGNCTFVLKFDTNGNQIWIKQIAIAGTTIVPNGVAIDKVTGSIYITGSGNANFETLSRLSADTNLFFIFKYDSNGSRQFFAQLGFTSSTTEGISISLDPLSNVFVGGNTNVDLESGEQTNFRGFLVKYDSSGFLKWIRHFGPISSDKQTVVNAILTDEVGNVFLTGGSNANLLDEAESSVGNEDLFLIKYNSSGETKWFQQVGTIESSIDSTGLARDSEGNLYCSGYSNGSINEVSKIGFQDLFILKYR; encoded by the coding sequence ATGTCTTTTTTGAAAAATAGAACGATGTGTAACTTAGTTATAATTTTTATATTCCTTCAGGCTTGTTCTGCGGAGTATCTATACAATTCTTCCAATCCGGAAACAAGAGAATATTGGTTTCGATTTTTAATTCAAAAAGAAGATATAATTTCAGAAATTAATATGGAGACTGAAATTAGAGAGGAAACGATTGAATCTGAAACCGAAATTTTTGATGAGGATCTGGGTTCTTTAAGTTTAGAGTGGGTTTTGTTGCAAGGTGCTCCTCGTGCAAGAACTTATGGAATGAATATTGGTATAGATCATAACGATTTCATTTACGTAGCAGGAGATACAAACGAAGCTCTTTTTCAAAGACAATTGATTGGAAGAAGAGATGTGATTCTTGGTAAATACGATTCTCATAAGAATATAATTTGGAGAAGGCAAATTGGAGCTTCACAAGCAATATTACAAGTCAAGGACTTTGGGGTGGATCCAAATGGAAATTCATACATTCTTGGTCTTACATGGAACGATTTTGCGGGTCCTGCATCCGGCAAATCGGAACTTTTTTTAATTAAATTTAACTCAGAGGGAACCCAAATTTGGGCCAAACGAGTTGGCAATAGAGGACTCTATGATTTGTATCCTGATAAGATCGCTATAGACGAATTAGGAAATTCTTATATAATTGGAAATTCTACTGGGTCTTTTGAAGACAATACGTCAGGGAATTGCACTTTTGTTCTTAAGTTTGACACCAATGGTAATCAAATTTGGATAAAACAAATTGCGATTGCTGGTACTACTATTGTTCCGAACGGAGTCGCGATTGATAAAGTAACTGGTAGTATTTATATAACCGGTTCTGGAAATGCAAACTTTGAAACTCTTTCACGTCTTAGTGCTGATACTAATCTCTTTTTTATTTTTAAATACGATAGTAATGGAAGTAGGCAATTTTTTGCTCAATTGGGTTTCACTTCTAGTACAACCGAAGGGATTTCAATCAGCTTGGACCCGCTTTCAAATGTTTTTGTGGGTGGTAACACTAACGTTGATTTAGAATCAGGAGAACAAACAAATTTTCGTGGATTTTTAGTTAAATATGATTCTTCCGGTTTTTTAAAATGGATTCGACATTTTGGTCCGATCAGTTCGGATAAACAGACTGTAGTGAACGCAATTCTAACGGATGAAGTAGGAAACGTTTTTTTAACGGGTGGTAGCAATGCAAATCTTTTAGATGAAGCAGAAAGTTCAGTAGGAAATGAAGACTTATTTTTAATTAAATACAATTCTTCGGGAGAGACCAAATGGTTTCAACAAGTTGGAACTATCGAGTCATCTATAGATAGCACCGGACTTGCAAGAGATTCGGAAGGAAATCTTTATTGTTCGGGATATTCGAACGGTTCTATAAATGAAGTTTCGAAAATAGGTTTTCAAGATTTATTCATTTTAAAATACAGATAA
- a CDS encoding ABC transporter ATP-binding protein gives MSLIKVRNLVKNYHILDKEFKILDHLDLDVEEGEIVSVEGKSGIGKSTLLNILGSMDSSDAGEVNVCGVLLDQISEIGKEKFRAEKVSFIFQHHLLLPDFTALENVSIPLLINGIQPGKARQMSIEMLDRVGLKERHDNFPSQLSGGESARVGVARALVAGKKLVLADEPTGNLDRENSRNLMALILELQKEFRFSMVIVTHDMELASLVHKRNQLSGGKLQPIL, from the coding sequence GTGAGTCTGATTAAAGTAAGAAATTTAGTAAAAAATTATCATATTCTAGATAAAGAATTTAAGATTTTGGATCATTTGGATCTAGACGTTGAAGAAGGTGAAATCGTTTCCGTGGAAGGGAAGTCCGGAATCGGGAAATCCACACTTTTAAATATTTTAGGTTCTATGGATTCTTCTGATGCAGGTGAAGTAAACGTCTGCGGAGTTTTGTTAGATCAAATTTCTGAAATCGGGAAAGAAAAATTTAGAGCTGAAAAAGTTTCTTTTATCTTTCAACATCACCTTCTTCTTCCGGATTTTACCGCTTTGGAAAACGTAAGTATTCCTCTTTTGATCAATGGGATTCAACCGGGTAAGGCTAGACAAATGTCGATTGAAATGTTGGATCGAGTTGGTCTTAAGGAACGTCATGATAATTTTCCTTCTCAACTTTCCGGTGGAGAAAGCGCGAGGGTGGGAGTTGCAAGAGCGCTCGTGGCCGGAAAAAAACTTGTACTTGCAGATGAACCTACTGGTAACTTAGATCGAGAAAATTCTCGTAACCTAATGGCTTTGATTTTAGAATTACAAAAAGAATTCCGTTTTTCTATGGTTATCGTTACACACGATATGGAGTTGGCTTCTTTGGTTCATAAAAGAAACCAACTTTCTGGCGGTAAACTTCAACCGATTTTATAA
- a CDS encoding LIC10235 family protein has translation MKPKKISNDDLESLITGVKSQSIEVVGNYLYKGFRIQVSKYNLSGAERVQLLYQKRRNNGLCIVCGNKVTKKNPSSGKLYRLCEHHRKTIDKKK, from the coding sequence ATGAAACCAAAAAAAATCTCAAACGACGATCTTGAGTCCCTAATAACGGGCGTTAAATCTCAATCCATTGAAGTGGTTGGAAATTACTTATATAAAGGATTCAGAATACAGGTTAGTAAATACAACCTGTCCGGCGCTGAAAGGGTTCAACTCCTTTATCAAAAAAGAAGAAACAACGGTCTTTGTATTGTATGCGGAAATAAGGTTACAAAGAAAAACCCTTCTTCCGGAAAACTTTACAGGCTTTGTGAGCACCATCGCAAGACAATCGATAAGAAAAAGTAA
- a CDS encoding M23 family metallopeptidase codes for MKKFILIIIWTAFHLSIEAENNKVLNYLIPVKTDQLENKITSTFGESRGDHFHNGLDISSANEPVLAMADGKVLYSRYTEDHPFEDELGTGNSVWLDHGSGNFTAYYHLKDGRISKLLKPDGIKAGDKIGITGNSGHSSGAHLHFVVLRKHGLEILDPMKFLSPIPDSSAPEISSLLVHVNGKFTNINDGDNINLSKEFPFTISIVDAGEKKSQRRGITRVQYFLNGEALRSADFSALQYSASEWKNPDGFSFTNLYYKDQYLIGNLNLKSGENTIKVVAWDFRGNVNERSFTFYVSRI; via the coding sequence ATGAAAAAATTTATACTGATTATAATCTGGACCGCGTTCCATCTGAGCATAGAAGCGGAAAATAATAAAGTACTAAATTATCTAATCCCTGTCAAAACTGATCAACTGGAAAACAAAATTACCTCAACTTTTGGAGAATCTAGAGGGGATCATTTTCACAATGGGCTGGATATTTCTTCCGCAAACGAGCCCGTACTTGCAATGGCGGATGGAAAAGTTTTGTACAGCCGTTATACGGAGGACCATCCTTTTGAGGATGAATTAGGAACCGGAAATTCAGTTTGGTTAGATCATGGATCCGGAAATTTTACTGCTTATTATCACTTAAAAGATGGTAGAATTTCTAAATTACTAAAACCTGATGGAATCAAAGCAGGCGATAAAATCGGTATTACAGGCAATTCTGGTCATTCTAGCGGAGCCCATCTCCATTTTGTAGTACTTCGTAAACACGGACTTGAAATTTTAGACCCTATGAAATTTCTTTCACCCATTCCGGATAGTTCTGCTCCGGAAATTTCCAGTCTTTTAGTTCACGTAAACGGAAAGTTCACAAATATCAACGACGGAGACAACATCAACCTTTCTAAAGAATTTCCTTTTACGATCTCCATCGTAGACGCAGGAGAAAAAAAATCTCAAAGAAGGGGAATTACTAGAGTTCAATATTTTTTAAACGGAGAAGCTCTCCGATCCGCCGATTTCAGCGCCTTACAGTATTCCGCTTCTGAATGGAAAAATCCAGACGGATTCTCTTTTACAAATCTTTATTATAAAGACCAATATTTGATCGGAAATCTAAATTTAAAATCCGGAGAAAATACGATCAAAGTGGTGGCTTGGGATTTTAGAGGAAACGTAAACGAAAGAAGTTTCACTTTCTATGTAAGTCGTATCTAA
- a CDS encoding CHAT domain-containing protein produces the protein MLNLIIDRVGSVNVFNILDTSGSGSESHLQSTIDEDLILEYIKEIENLVRVSNAVNSKGMNHKTLETEILHELKILGETFYDQFFPGPIQEKLRLTTEKYLHLNMDPKLGVIPWELLHDGTCFLSDKFFIGKTVRGESSQNVFKEKEKLRMLIVADPTEDLEWAQKEGEQLFRVLSEKVSSSRLEIEFIGGRQVTKLKLLSLIKGKNIIHYSGHLYFSDDPLENGWQISEGKILKAREIKNSGFNTDLVFSNSCQSNSNASRTLNSDLMNNFAGAFLMSGIKSFIGTNWEIIDNQNTINFTIQFYTYLFSDKSIGESLFLAKEYARRTFDTNDLTWTNYSLHGIPNQQVILDPTKGKTIQKIINPTLISKFYPSNIAISYYNFIQKQKEETESSFELIRSLIDSFEEFSKIVGGIIFSDHQHHSLGKYIPNNPDDAVEIKKWWELIYQCLLDFRKLEISPLISNIQEVLQVNKDTIQKMIQWIELYRRGQILRDSADGYLISFQYYYENLLMELEELEKTSIFLVSTNSNNHLFFRGLKPETSLVVAPVVKQDYIGEQIEKFRGKVIVFNENKMAIVPMLCSVIENPETKDLELSFPGFKSEKKSIQNT, from the coding sequence ATGCTAAACCTAATTATAGATAGAGTCGGAAGCGTAAACGTTTTCAACATTTTAGATACGTCTGGAAGCGGATCGGAATCCCATTTACAATCCACGATCGATGAAGATCTTATCTTAGAGTATATTAAGGAAATTGAAAATTTAGTTCGAGTTTCTAATGCGGTCAATTCCAAAGGAATGAACCACAAAACTTTAGAAACTGAAATTCTTCATGAATTGAAAATTCTAGGAGAAACTTTTTACGATCAATTTTTTCCAGGTCCAATCCAAGAAAAGCTAAGACTTACTACCGAAAAATATCTTCATCTAAACATGGATCCAAAACTTGGTGTAATTCCATGGGAATTGTTACATGATGGAACTTGTTTTTTGTCGGACAAATTTTTTATAGGAAAAACGGTTCGAGGAGAATCCAGTCAAAACGTTTTTAAAGAAAAAGAAAAGTTAAGAATGTTGATCGTCGCGGACCCAACTGAAGATTTAGAGTGGGCTCAAAAAGAAGGAGAACAACTTTTTAGAGTACTAAGTGAAAAGGTTTCTTCTTCTCGATTAGAGATCGAATTTATTGGAGGAAGACAGGTTACAAAACTTAAACTTCTTTCTTTGATTAAAGGTAAGAATATCATTCACTACTCGGGGCATCTTTATTTTTCGGATGATCCTTTAGAAAACGGTTGGCAAATCTCCGAAGGCAAAATTTTAAAAGCAAGAGAAATCAAAAATTCTGGATTTAATACGGACTTAGTATTTTCAAATTCCTGCCAATCCAATTCAAACGCATCTAGAACCCTCAATTCCGATTTGATGAACAATTTTGCCGGAGCTTTTCTGATGTCCGGTATCAAAAGTTTTATCGGAACCAATTGGGAAATTATAGACAATCAAAATACGATCAATTTTACGATTCAGTTTTACACATATCTTTTTAGCGATAAAAGTATTGGGGAATCTCTTTTTTTGGCAAAGGAATACGCAAGAAGAACCTTTGATACCAATGATTTGACTTGGACGAACTATTCTCTTCATGGAATTCCCAATCAACAAGTGATTCTAGATCCGACCAAAGGAAAAACGATTCAAAAAATCATCAACCCTACTTTGATTTCGAAGTTTTATCCTTCGAATATTGCAATTTCCTACTATAATTTCATCCAAAAACAAAAAGAAGAAACGGAATCTTCTTTCGAATTGATTCGATCTTTGATCGATTCTTTTGAGGAATTTTCTAAAATTGTAGGCGGAATTATATTTAGCGATCATCAGCATCATTCTTTGGGAAAATACATTCCGAACAATCCTGACGATGCAGTTGAAATTAAAAAATGGTGGGAATTGATCTATCAATGTCTTTTGGATTTTAGAAAATTAGAGATTAGCCCACTGATCAGTAATATTCAAGAAGTTCTACAAGTGAACAAAGACACGATCCAAAAGATGATTCAATGGATCGAACTTTATAGACGAGGACAGATTTTAAGAGATTCTGCAGACGGTTATTTGATTTCTTTTCAATACTATTACGAAAATCTTTTGATGGAATTAGAAGAATTAGAAAAGACGAGTATTTTTTTGGTTTCTACAAATTCAAACAATCATCTTTTCTTTCGCGGACTAAAACCCGAAACTTCTCTTGTGGTTGCACCCGTAGTCAAACAGGATTATATCGGTGAGCAGATCGAAAAGTTCCGTGGTAAGGTGATCGTATTCAACGAAAATAAAATGGCTATTGTTCCGATGCTTTGTAGTGTGATAGAAAATCCGGAAACCAAGGACCTGGAACTCAGCTTTCCTGGTTTTAAATCGGAAAAAAAGTCCATTCAAAATACTTAA
- a CDS encoding LIC_10230 family protein, with protein sequence MKTKFAKIIPFIILSFCLMNISFEPIFYDPKDADSMEALLEGSGREHTAQWGIERGLISKIQLTSKVMEELNEKTIPSDAQLEATVDRMSRILLGQKIMLFIYEFLIFLSVTSFLALHYKAWFYTYLNRSLYLISVLPVLMSLQHPLKSIPQTPIVGTISSLFLFVLTILLIYMIFTISKVYENKADRFAVFQTAQNGEEGEFQSASSSKISWIPMLFHFSGIMITGILLGNLIYIPIFLLQKHYSFEFGILLIVLLVLMMTFYIRNYFRMGKNEELTSAGNITLSVSYLQFRIIRNTVFIVFAVLGVTLFVVLLFTILSMNTWILDLASKKGL encoded by the coding sequence ATGAAAACTAAATTCGCTAAGATCATTCCTTTTATCATTTTATCTTTTTGTCTAATGAATATCTCCTTTGAACCGATCTTTTATGATCCTAAAGACGCGGATTCTATGGAAGCGCTTTTAGAAGGTTCCGGAAGAGAACATACGGCTCAATGGGGAATCGAAAGAGGATTAATTTCAAAAATCCAACTTACTTCCAAAGTTATGGAAGAACTAAACGAAAAAACAATTCCATCCGATGCACAATTAGAAGCAACCGTAGACAGAATGAGCCGAATTTTGCTCGGACAAAAAATTATGTTATTTATTTATGAATTTCTAATATTCTTATCGGTAACTTCTTTTTTAGCACTTCATTATAAAGCCTGGTTTTATACGTATTTAAATAGAAGTTTGTATTTGATCTCCGTTCTTCCCGTTTTAATGTCTCTTCAACATCCATTAAAAAGTATTCCTCAAACTCCAATCGTTGGAACCATATCCTCCTTATTTTTGTTCGTATTAACGATCCTATTGATTTATATGATTTTTACAATTTCAAAAGTTTATGAAAACAAAGCAGATCGTTTTGCTGTTTTTCAAACGGCACAAAATGGAGAAGAGGGAGAATTTCAATCCGCGTCTTCTTCAAAGATTTCATGGATACCTATGTTGTTTCATTTCAGTGGAATTATGATTACTGGAATTCTATTGGGAAATTTAATTTACATTCCTATCTTTCTTCTACAAAAACATTATTCATTCGAGTTCGGAATCCTTTTGATCGTTTTACTTGTACTGATGATGACTTTTTATATTCGAAATTATTTTAGAATGGGGAAAAACGAAGAACTAACCTCGGCCGGAAATATTACTTTATCTGTAAGTTATCTTCAATTTAGAATAATTCGAAATACGGTTTTTATCGTATTTGCGGTGTTAGGAGTTACACTTTTTGTGGTTCTACTTTTTACGATCTTATCAATGAATACCTGGATATTAGACCTAGCTTCCAAAAAAGGCCTCTAA
- a CDS encoding ABC transporter permease, translated as MKVNLFRGSLIFLVTSRYIRGSRVAGLLSLKSRLSFIVMAVGVSLLIVVLSIFNGFQRQVKESLWQGGPHITVENKFDSGDIKNYEKIIVWLNRNPYLKDRIVSIGGSITSHGLIQNTNSFIPIMVRALPVENIHDLVGNKLTNFPRIVHHNREEIARYNVENQVLIGKEMAGIYDFDLGANLTMAVPGGRFSLGKGVDVSIKTFHTVGFFKTGYYNYDTHYVFLSLPVAQKFFNLKDSVNQIAIKVKSLDDLQNCKKEILKEFRNPDFENEIGYSASFSVRTIAEEQENFFTALKLEKTIISIIVFLFIILAALGMVASVYSLVRAKRKSIGVLKALGLPSSGVLLIFTLNAMVVGVLASLVGGVSGIFIASNLETIVNGLSELINMVGYYFYHSEWTNVELVPKDVYYFDHIPVDVDISFIFMVTTAATILSGIAGYFPARWAAGLNPVDTIRND; from the coding sequence ATGAAGGTAAATTTGTTCCGAGGCTCTTTGATATTTCTGGTAACTTCTCGTTATATTCGAGGTTCACGAGTTGCTGGTCTTCTCTCGTTAAAATCTAGATTGTCGTTTATCGTTATGGCCGTTGGGGTTTCTCTTCTCATCGTAGTCTTATCCATATTCAACGGCTTTCAAAGACAAGTAAAAGAATCACTTTGGCAAGGTGGACCTCATATCACTGTAGAAAATAAATTTGATTCCGGTGATATTAAAAATTATGAAAAGATAATTGTTTGGCTAAATAGGAATCCTTATCTAAAGGATAGAATCGTTTCTATTGGAGGAAGTATTACGAGTCACGGTTTGATTCAAAATACGAACTCGTTTATTCCTATTATGGTGCGCGCTCTTCCCGTTGAGAACATTCATGATCTCGTAGGAAATAAACTTACTAACTTTCCTAGAATCGTTCATCATAACCGCGAAGAAATTGCAAGATACAACGTCGAAAATCAGGTTCTGATCGGAAAGGAAATGGCGGGTATTTATGATTTTGATTTAGGGGCGAATCTGACTATGGCCGTTCCAGGAGGAAGATTTTCTCTCGGAAAGGGAGTGGATGTTTCTATCAAAACGTTTCATACGGTGGGCTTTTTTAAAACTGGTTATTATAACTACGATACACATTACGTTTTTCTTTCGCTTCCAGTTGCACAAAAATTTTTTAATCTTAAAGATTCTGTAAATCAGATCGCGATCAAAGTAAAATCTTTAGATGATTTACAGAATTGTAAAAAGGAAATTCTGAAAGAATTTAGAAATCCAGATTTTGAAAATGAGATCGGTTATTCCGCTTCTTTTAGCGTAAGAACGATTGCAGAAGAGCAGGAGAATTTTTTCACTGCTTTGAAATTGGAAAAGACGATCATCTCCATTATAGTTTTCTTATTTATTATTCTGGCTGCGTTGGGAATGGTCGCAAGCGTTTATAGTTTAGTGAGAGCGAAAAGAAAATCGATTGGAGTTTTAAAAGCTCTAGGTTTACCTTCTTCCGGCGTTTTATTGATATTTACTTTGAACGCGATGGTTGTCGGAGTTCTTGCTTCTCTTGTAGGAGGAGTTTCCGGGATTTTTATTGCGAGTAATTTGGAAACAATCGTAAACGGGCTTTCCGAACTCATCAACATGGTGGGATACTATTTTTATCATTCTGAATGGACGAACGTAGAGTTAGTTCCTAAAGACGTTTATTACTTTGATCACATTCCAGTAGATGTTGATATTTCATTTATTTTCATGGTTACTACCGCCGCTACGATTTTATCCGGAATTGCGGGTTACTTTCCTGCGAGATGGGCGGCCGGTCTCAATCCTGTGGATACGATAAGGAACGACTAA
- a CDS encoding tetratricopeptide repeat protein → MFLRTIVSFLIWFCFAGSLSANSLFETQAENLLRIAEEAYKDRKFHKSIEEIKNFLILYPSSKFKNKAYQVLKDNYSRLGRPEKILEINLYQYAQEPTSSLGLNALFEAGKLYLEIGEENKAKEVFRSICNQSFSRELAEKASLELSEREILNDSNTEIQECSEK, encoded by the coding sequence ATGTTTCTTAGAACTATCGTTTCTTTTCTAATTTGGTTTTGTTTTGCGGGTTCTTTGAGTGCAAATTCCCTTTTTGAAACTCAGGCCGAAAATCTACTTAGGATCGCCGAAGAGGCTTACAAGGATCGGAAATTTCATAAATCTATCGAGGAAATTAAAAATTTCCTAATTTTGTATCCATCCAGCAAATTTAAAAACAAAGCTTATCAGGTTTTGAAAGACAATTATTCCAGACTTGGCCGTCCTGAAAAAATACTCGAAATCAATTTGTATCAATATGCTCAAGAACCTACTTCTTCTTTGGGGTTAAACGCTCTTTTTGAAGCCGGTAAACTCTATCTTGAAATCGGTGAAGAGAATAAAGCGAAAGAGGTTTTTAGATCGATTTGTAATCAGTCTTTTTCCAGAGAACTAGCCGAAAAAGCTTCTTTGGAACTCTCTGAAAGGGAGATTTTAAACGATTCAAACACGGAAATACAAGAATGCTCAGAAAAGTAG
- a CDS encoding cyclic nucleotide-binding domain-containing protein, translating into MSTGIFQIVNFQKGSYIIVEGKKDSPSFFIIREGKVKIGRENPVVGEDPNSVQGPGDFFGVVAAMSQHAQIESAVALTDVSVIEVSYDQFGTLIQRNTPVAMKIIRYFSMKLRQFDQTITRLTFRSAVEEDPNELYNIGENYFNQKNNHHAAYAFQKYLQYLPNGPFATQAKLKLQTMNQPMQSPAIDLTKFNRMYADNEMIFCEHEPGRELYIIQNGKVKITKIVDKNEVLLAVLQNGDIFGEMALLDNKPRSASAIAWGHVQLLAINKANFEGMVKAQPQLATRLITLLSERIWTAYKQLANLMINDPQGRIADTLLTLVEKNRIKITPKVLYNFEIGTKDLIKMVGLSYPKDENLVLDLLTKNKWIKLDQGKLSCTDLVELEKLVHVYRKKSQMENKLKKRV; encoded by the coding sequence ATGTCCACAGGGATCTTCCAAATCGTTAATTTCCAAAAGGGCTCCTACATTATCGTAGAAGGTAAAAAGGATTCCCCTAGTTTTTTTATTATTCGAGAAGGAAAGGTAAAAATAGGTAGAGAAAACCCGGTTGTTGGCGAAGATCCAAATTCGGTTCAAGGTCCTGGGGATTTTTTCGGAGTTGTCGCCGCTATGAGCCAACACGCTCAAATCGAATCTGCAGTGGCGTTAACCGATGTTTCAGTAATTGAGGTAAGTTACGATCAATTCGGAACCCTCATTCAAAGAAACACTCCGGTTGCAATGAAAATCATCCGCTATTTTTCCATGAAACTACGTCAGTTTGACCAGACGATTACTCGTCTTACGTTTCGTTCTGCGGTGGAAGAAGATCCGAACGAACTCTACAACATCGGGGAGAATTATTTTAATCAGAAGAATAATCACCACGCTGCTTACGCTTTCCAAAAATACCTTCAATATCTTCCAAACGGGCCGTTTGCTACTCAGGCTAAACTAAAGTTACAAACGATGAATCAACCGATGCAGTCTCCTGCAATCGATCTCACTAAGTTCAATCGTATGTATGCGGATAACGAGATGATCTTTTGCGAACACGAACCCGGTAGAGAATTGTATATCATTCAAAACGGAAAAGTGAAGATCACTAAGATAGTAGATAAAAACGAAGTATTACTCGCGGTTCTTCAGAACGGAGACATTTTCGGTGAAATGGCTCTTTTAGATAACAAACCTAGATCTGCTTCAGCGATCGCATGGGGCCACGTTCAACTTCTCGCGATCAACAAAGCCAACTTCGAAGGTATGGTTAAGGCACAACCTCAACTTGCAACTCGTTTGATCACACTTCTTTCTGAAAGAATTTGGACCGCTTACAAACAACTTGCGAATTTGATGATTAATGATCCGCAGGGTAGGATTGCAGATACTCTGTTGACTCTTGTTGAAAAAAATAGAATTAAAATTACTCCTAAAGTTTTATATAACTTTGAAATAGGCACGAAGGACTTGATCAAAATGGTGGGTCTTTCTTATCCAAAAGACGAAAATTTGGTTTTGGATCTTTTAACTAAAAACAAATGGATCAAACTGGATCAGGGTAAACTCAGTTGTACCGATTTAGTGGAACTGGAAAAGTTAGTCCATGTTTATAGAAAAAAATCTCAGATGGAAAACAAACTCAAAAAAAGAGTATAG